One Skermanella pratensis genomic window, TTCGACAGATACCCGTGAGTCGTCGATGTCGGTCCGGATCGACCCTCACCAACGCGAACGCCTGGTCGCCCGCGCGCGCCGGAAGGACCTGATCTTCGCGGTCGGCGGGGTCATCGTCCTGTTCATCTCGATGGGGCTGCTGATCACTTTGCTGGTCGATCTGGCGATCGACGGCATCACACGGATCGATCTCGATTTCCTGACGAATTTTCCCTCGCGACGGCCTGCCGATTCGGGAATTCTCTCGGCCTGGGTTGGAACGACGCTGGTCATGTTCGTGACGGCGCTCCTGGCGATCCCGCTGGGTGTTGCCGCCGGGCTCTACCTGGAAGAGTATGCGCCGAAGAACTGGGTATCCAACCTGATCGAAATCAATGTGGGCAATCTGGCGGGCGTTCCTTCGATCATCTACGGCCTGTTGGCTTTGGGATTGTTCGTCTACATGCTGGGCTTGGGTCAGACCATCCTGGTAGCAGGCATGGTGCTGGCTCTACTCATTCTTCCGGTCATCATCGTCTCCACCCGCGAGGCGGTGCGCAGTATCCCGCTCGCCGTTAAAGAAGGAGCCTACGGGATCGGTGCCGACAAATGGCAGACGATGTGGCACTTCATCATTCCTGCTGCGAGGCCGGGGATCCTGACCGGCGCGATCGTCGGACTGGCGCGCGCGATTGGGGAGACGGCGCCGGTGATCACGATCGGGGCCCTGACCTTCATCGCCTTCCTGCCATCGTCACCCATCCAGGGCGATTTCCCCTTCATCAACTTCGATTGGCTGAACGCTCCCTTCACGGTCATGCCGATCCAGATGTTCAATTGGGTATCCCGTCCCCAGCCGGGCTTCCACATCAACGCGGCGGCGACCGGCGTCGTCCTGATGGCGATGACCCTGACCATGAACGCGGTCGCGATCTGGATCCGCTTCCGTCTACGTAAACAACTGGCATGGTAGGCCGCCTCACGGAGTTCTGTAACGTGAAGCGTTTGGAACAAGGAATAATCGAATGGTCGAGCCGATGACGCAGCCGATGGCACCACAACAAAGCCAGCGAGCCGAACGCGACCGCGGTGAAGAAAGCCCCGACGATATCGCAGAACGCCGCAGGAACCGGTTGAAGGAACCGCTCAGGGTGGATGTTCGCAACCTGTCCTTCTGGTACGGCAACTTCAAAGCACTGCACTCCATTCACCTTCCGGTAGCAGACCGGAAGGTGACGGCGCTGATCGGGGCGTCGGGATGCGGCAAGAGTACATTGTTGCGATGCTTCAACCGGATGCACGACCTGTATCCGGGCAACAAGTACGAGGGCGAGATCCTCATGTTGCCCGAATGTGACAACATTGTCGGTCCCAAGTCGGACCCGATCGTGGTTCGCCTGAGGGTCGGCATGGTCTTCCAGAAGCCCAACCCCTTTCCGAAATCCATTTTTGAGAATGTCGCCGCCGGCTTGCGGATCCGCGGCTTTCAGAAGCGGTCGCTGCTGGAGGAACGCGTCGAAGAGGCGTTGGTCCAGGCCGCCCTTTGGGGAGAGGTGAAGGACCGCCTACATGCGTCCGCCTACGAATTGTCGGGTGGGCAGCAACAGCGCCTATGTATCGCGCGGGCGCTGGCCCCGGAACCGGAGTTGATCCTGCTGGATGAGCCGACTTCGGCGTTGGACCCGATCGCCACCGCCCGGATCGAGGAGTTGATCGACGAACTGAGGAACTCATACTCGATCATCATCGTCACGCACTCGATGCAGCAGGCGGCACGCATTTCCAACTATTGTGGCTTCATGCATATGGGAAACCTGGTCGAGTTCGGCGAAACCGATCAGATCTTTTCCCGGCCACGCGACAAACGGACTGAGGACTACATCACTGGACGTTTTGGCTGAGAATAGGAATTGGCCGTCGCGGGTTCCACCGAACGAGATGTAGGCCGGCATGTTGCAGGGATATATGGGATCGCGTAAGGGACGGCCTATTTCGATGCTCCGGATTTCGTCCTCATGCCGCAACCTCGCGCCGATGCCGTGCTCAGCGCCATGGCTGACACCGAACCCACCCAGCGCGATGGCCACATCCAGGCTATCGCCGGGAAAGGGCGGATGGCTTGGCAGCGCGACAGCGACCATAATGAAAGAGCCCCCGCCGAGGGCCGGTTCGCGCGCTGGAAACAGGTCATCGGTGACGGGCTGCGTTTCCACAGCGACGAGGCCAGGGCAACCGAGGTTGCCGTCGCCGCCCAAGTCCTCGACCGAATGCTCGACCTTGGATGCCCGAACTCCGTCCGCGTCGCCTGATCAAGAGCGGGGAATAGAGACTTCTTCGCCTCTTCCTTCTCTATGCAACACGTTGGCCCCATCGGCCGATCGTGTGAAAGCGGTCCGGCTGAAGAAACTCAGGCGATGTGGCAGGGTAAGGCGCTTTTTTCGCCATATCCGGCGCGACTGCGCGTAGGGCGGCTTGCACCTCGCCATCCTGACTGGCGCTCGCCAGAGCCTCCGGATCGATCCATCGAAGCTGTCCCGCCTCGAAGCGGGCGTAGACGCGCCCCGTGCCGCGGTCGGCGAAGTTCACCCGGGGAAACTTCCGAACACAGCGGACCAGATATCCCGCATTCTTTTCCGGGGCCATCGCCTCCTGGTCCGGATAGACCTCCTCCGGCCGCCTGGAATCGACGTTGATCTTCCGGTAGCGTTCCAGATTGAGTATGCACCGGACATCCAGAATGTTCATCTCGCCGCTCCAGCCGAACGCGGCGGTGAGAGGCACCTCTCCGCGCGGGACGCTGTTGTCGAGGAACTCGAAGTGAACGGACATGTCCAGGGCAAGTGCGCGCCCGAACAGGATGTTCTGCATTCCTGTATAGGCCTCGACGTTGTGCGCGAGCAAATCATCCACGGACTTGTATCGCCCAACCTCCAGGCCGCGCTGCCAGGCGCGCTCGACCGTTTCCTCGGGAGGCGTCACCATGAACAGATAGCAGAGCAGATTACCGAAGCGGGACGGCAGGTGCCTGCTCTCATCCGATTTGAGCGCGAAGCTGTCGAAGCGGAAACGGTCGATCAGGAGGTGCGAGATCTGCCGCTTGTCGCCCGTCCGCACCAGGTGAGCGTCAAGCTTCCGATCGATGATCGTGACCTCCTGACTCGTGAGCATGCCAGCGTACTTGTACAGTGGGCCCAACGATTCGAAATCGAGCAGGGCCTTTCTCCAGGTGTCGGGACTGATCAGCGCGAAGTCTTTCCACTGTATCCCCATCTTCGCAGCCAGCTTCCTTTGCAGCGGCCGCATCGTACTTTTTCCCGATGCGGACGCGCCCTTGGTCAACATGGTGACTGGCCGATCCTGGGCGGGGAGTTGCCGAAATCCTTCGCTTTGCGCAGTATCGCGGATTTTCACCTCGAGGAATCGACCGATAACCCTGCCGCCATGGTCGTTGCAGGCGAGGTCCAGAGCGAGAGACGGGAGGAATGTGTGTTCCCCAGGATGCGGTCGTGCTTCAGGCGGATCGCTGAAGCGACCCTCACGAGCGATCGAAAAGCGGCCTTCTCCAGCGCCGTCTCGCTCGTATGTGCCCGCATGCTCCACTCGAGGATGACCCGTTCGTCGCGGTCCCATTCGCTTTCCACGACAGGCGCCGCAGCAACGGTCGGCTGCTTGCGGAACCATGCCCAGAGCCCGCGCGGAGCTTCGGCCTGTTTACTGAAGGGACCTGCCCGGGTGCGGCGGAAAGAACCCGCTAATTCGCTCCTGATGAAGTTATCGAGATCAGATCTCGCCTGTTGGTAAAGATCATTGATCTCGGACCGGTTCGGATCGACGACCAGCGACATAAGCGTCTGCGCCATGCGCCGCAGGTTC contains:
- the pstA gene encoding phosphate ABC transporter permease PstA, encoding MAASTDTRESSMSVRIDPHQRERLVARARRKDLIFAVGGVIVLFISMGLLITLLVDLAIDGITRIDLDFLTNFPSRRPADSGILSAWVGTTLVMFVTALLAIPLGVAAGLYLEEYAPKNWVSNLIEINVGNLAGVPSIIYGLLALGLFVYMLGLGQTILVAGMVLALLILPVIIVSTREAVRSIPLAVKEGAYGIGADKWQTMWHFIIPAARPGILTGAIVGLARAIGETAPVITIGALTFIAFLPSSPIQGDFPFINFDWLNAPFTVMPIQMFNWVSRPQPGFHINAAATGVVLMAMTLTMNAVAIWIRFRLRKQLAW
- the pstB gene encoding phosphate ABC transporter ATP-binding protein PstB, producing MVEPMTQPMAPQQSQRAERDRGEESPDDIAERRRNRLKEPLRVDVRNLSFWYGNFKALHSIHLPVADRKVTALIGASGCGKSTLLRCFNRMHDLYPGNKYEGEILMLPECDNIVGPKSDPIVVRLRVGMVFQKPNPFPKSIFENVAAGLRIRGFQKRSLLEERVEEALVQAALWGEVKDRLHASAYELSGGQQQRLCIARALAPEPELILLDEPTSALDPIATARIEELIDELRNSYSIIIVTHSMQQAARISNYCGFMHMGNLVEFGETDQIFSRPRDKRTEDYITGRFG